Proteins encoded within one genomic window of Methanofollis sp.:
- a CDS encoding ABC transporter permease yields the protein MKTTESAKRKRTGTAFLGRKAIGAILPILLIIGWEIAAILIDSEFILPRVESVLAILTAPTVDILGSGSLIDNALLSIERVLLGFGLAAAVGIPIGIVMGYWRGAENFLDPTIQIFRPIPPLAWIPLALAWFKTGLVSMTFIIFIGAVFPVLLNTVDGVKSVNRTWVESAYTFGASQAQILRKVIFPASLPTIWTGLRVGFGIAWMCVVAAEMLPGTTSGLGYLIMYAYNWGQSQVIIAGMIVIGLIGLGIDGLFRAIENREFRWRGMVR from the coding sequence ATGAAGACAACGGAATCGGCGAAGAGAAAACGTACAGGAACAGCGTTTCTTGGGAGGAAGGCCATAGGTGCCATCCTTCCCATTTTACTCATCATCGGCTGGGAGATTGCAGCGATACTCATCGACAGCGAGTTCATCCTGCCGCGGGTGGAGTCGGTGCTCGCCATCCTCACTGCCCCCACCGTTGACATCCTGGGCAGCGGGAGCCTCATCGACAACGCACTCCTCTCCATTGAGCGCGTCCTCCTGGGCTTCGGCCTTGCGGCGGCCGTCGGCATCCCGATCGGCATCGTGATGGGCTACTGGAGAGGGGCCGAGAACTTCCTCGACCCGACGATCCAGATCTTCCGCCCGATCCCGCCGCTGGCCTGGATCCCGCTCGCCCTTGCATGGTTCAAGACCGGGCTCGTCTCGATGACCTTCATCATCTTCATCGGTGCGGTCTTCCCTGTCCTGCTCAACACAGTCGACGGGGTCAAGTCGGTGAACAGGACCTGGGTCGAGTCGGCGTACACCTTCGGTGCGAGCCAGGCCCAGATCCTCAGGAAGGTCATCTTTCCGGCGTCCCTGCCCACGATCTGGACCGGCCTCCGGGTCGGCTTCGGAATCGCGTGGATGTGTGTCGTTGCGGCCGAGATGCTCCCGGGAACGACCTCAGGTCTCGGGTACCTCATCATGTACGCCTACAACTGGGGCCAGTCCCAGGTGATCATCGCGGGCATGATCGTCATCGGCCTGATCGGCCTCGGCATCGACGGCCTCTTCAGGGCCATTGAAAACAGGGAGTTCAGGTGGAGGGGGATGGTCAGATGA